Proteins from one Ricinus communis isolate WT05 ecotype wild-type chromosome 9, ASM1957865v1, whole genome shotgun sequence genomic window:
- the LOC8280173 gene encoding CRM-domain containing factor CFM3A, chloroplastic/mitochondrial isoform X2: MALVPTRQLHFDSFQSSFCKFNAIPLQFFRYNSSFPFKTQNFYSNSKSLPWKSSFFPINKQDISLPTSNWFSKWNKPNKQNHPKPPQAVLNYRDSDNSSTGGTTMEKIVEKLKKHGYIDGNVDEKKKEKTLERVIQKGSVEDIFYVEEGNLPNSRGGFSKESPLGVEDVFKSNGEVRFPWEKPKREELEHEKKWTARSKSRTQLAELTLPESELRRLRNLTYQIKSKVRVKGAGVTQEVVDSIHDRWKTSEIVRVKVEGAPALNMRRMHEILERKTGGLVIWRSGTSVSLYRGVSYEDPSVQLNKQILKRNELSNNSLSTATGIIRSPSKSAASSDLNMPHLNSDSTADGEEKKEIEMETEVKYEDEVDKLLEGLGPRYTDWAGLDPLPVDADMLPGIIPGYQPPFRILPYGVRSSLGQKEATSLRRLARILPPHFALGRSRQLQGLADAMIKLWEKSSIAKISLKRGVQLTTSERMAEDIKKLTGGMLLSRNKDFLVFYRGKDFLSPEVTEALVERERLAQSLQDKEEQARLRASALFVQTAETLEQPGTAGTLEETLDADARWGKCLDQNHREKIMREAEIARHANLVRKLESKLAFAEKKLMKAERALSKVEVFLKPAERQADPESITDEERFMFRKLGLRMKAFLLLGRRGVFDGTVENMHLHWKYRELVKIILKAKNIEQVKKIALALEAESGGILVSVDRVSKGYAIIVFRGKDYQRPSKLRPGNLLTKRKALARSIEIQRSEALLKHISALQKKVDKIRYEIAQMEKVKDQGDEELYDRLDATYPTDDDDTEEEEDEAYLGAYISKGDANSADDDETGGIVHSVRLETGNLYDVQHQESETESEGFEQYPQTVESAVDYEDDIRCDNFVQNLHLNFPCNFQNQVSKEKTEI, encoded by the exons ATGGCTCTGGTACCTACTCGCCAATTACATTTCGATTCTTTTCAGAGTTCCTTCTGTAAATTCAATGCCATTCCTCTCCAATTCTTCAGGTACAATTCTTCATTTCCTTTCAAGACGCAAAATTTCTACTCAAATTCAAAGAGCCTACCATGGAAATCCAGTTTTTTTCCCATTAATAAACAAGATATAAGTTTACCAACTAGCAATTGGTTCTCTAAATGGAACAAACCCAATAAACAGAATCACCCAAAACCCCCTCAGGCAGTGTTAAATTATAGAGATAGTGATAATAGTAGTACTGGCGGTACTACTATGGAGAAAATTGTAGAGAAATTGAAGAAACATGGGTATATAGATGGTAATGTTgatgagaagaaaaaagagaaaacattAGAGAGAGTGATCCAGAAAGGGAGTGTAGAGGATATCTTTTATGTGGAAGAGGGAAATTTGCCAAATTCGCGAGGTGGGTTTTCAAAGGAATCACCTTTAGGGGTAGAGGATGTCTTTAAGAGTAATGGGGAGGTAAGGTTTCCTTGGGAGAAACCTAAAAGGGAGGAGCTTGAGCATGAGAAGAAATGGACTGCAAGGAGCAAGAGTAGGACACAATTGGCTGAATTGACATTGCCCGAGTCAGAGTTAAGGAGGCTGAGGAACTTGacttatcaaattaaaagtaaaGTGAGGGTGAAAGGAGCAGGAGTTACTCAGGAAGTGGTGGATTCCATTCATGATAGATGGAAGACGTCGGAGATTGTGAGGGTGAAAGTTGAGGGAGCGCCTGCGCTTAATATGAGAAGGATGCATGAGATATTGGAA AGAAAAACTGGTGGTTTGGTAATTTGGAGGTCTGGAACTTCTGTATCTTTATATAGAGGCGTGAGTTATGAGGATCCATCAGTGCAACTGAATAAACAAATTTTGAAGAGAAATGAGCTATCTAATAATTCCTTATCAACAGCTACTGGTATTATTAGAAGTCCATCTAAATCTGCAGCTTCCAGTGACTTGAATATGCCTCATTTAAACTCAGATTCAACTGCTGATGgtgaggaaaagaaagaaattgaaatggAGACAGAAGTGAAGTATGAAGATGAAGTGGACAAGCTGTTGGAAGGTCTGGGTCCCAGATACACGGATTGGGCAGGATTGGATCCATTACCTGTTGATGCAGATATGCTTCCAGGTATCATTCCTGGTTACCAACCTCCATTCAGGATACTTCCTTATGGAGTGAGATCTAGTCTTGGACAAAAGGAGGCAACATCTTTACGAAGGCTTGCTAGGATTCTTCCTCCACATTTTGCATTGG GCAGAAGCAGGCAGCTTCAAGGCTTGGCTGATGCTATGATCAAATTATGGGAAAAGAGTTCGATTGCAAAGATTTCACTTAAACGTGGTGTACAGCTGACTACTAGTGAGAGAATGGCTGAAGATATCAAG AAATTGACCGGGGGTATGCTGCTTTCTAGAAACAAGGACTTCTTGGTCTTCTATAGGGGAAAGGATTTCTTGTCACCGGAAGTCACCGAAGCATTGGTGGAAAGGGAGAGGTTGGCACAATCCTTGCAGGACAAAGAGGAGCAGGCACGGTTAAGAGCATCAGCCTTGTTTGTACAAACTGCTGAAACACTAGAGCAGCCAGGAACTGCTGGTACTCTTGAAGAAACTTTGGATGCAGATGCAAGGTGGGGAAAATGCTTGGATCAAAATCATAGGGAAAAGATTATGAGAGAAGCTGAAATAGCAAGGCATGCCAACCTTGTCAGAAAGCTTGAAAGCAAGCTTGCTTTT GCTGAAAAGAAGCTAATGAAAGCTGAACGAGCGTTATCCAAGGTGGAAGTATTTTTGAAACCAGCGGAAAGACAGGCTGACCCAGAAAGTATAACTGATGAGGAGAGATTTATGTTCCGCAAGCTTGGTTTGAGGATGAAAGCTTTCTTACTTCTTG GTAGACGTGGAGTTTTTGATGGTACAGTGGAAAACATGCACCTGCACTGGAAGTACCGTGAATTGGTTAAGATCATTTTGAAAGCCAAAAATATTGAACAGGTAAAAAAAATTGCGTTAGCACTTGAAGCTGAAAGTGGGGGTATCTTGGTTTCAGTAGACAGAGTCTCCAAAGGATATGCTATAATAGTATTTCGAGGAAAGGATTACCAGCGACCTTCCAAATTGAGGCCAGGAAATCTCTTGACAAAGAGGAAAGCTTTGGCTCGTTCGATAGAGATTCAAAGGAGTGAG GCTCTCCTGAAACATATTTCAGCTCTGCAGAAGAAAGTGGACAAAATAAGATATGAAATT GCACAAATGGAGAAGGTGAAAGACCAAGGAGATGAGGAATTGTACGACAGATTAGATGCTACTTATCCTACAGATGATGATGACACCGAG GAGGAAGAAGATGAGGCATATCTTGGGGCATATATCAGCAAAGGCGATGCTAATTctgctgatgatgatgaaacTGGGGGCATAGTTCACAGTGTTCGTCTGGAAACGGGTAACCTTTATGATGTCCAACATCAAGAGTCTGAAACTGAATCTGAG GGATTTGAACAGTATCCTCAAACAGTGGAGAGTGCAGTTGATTATGAAGATGATATTAGATGTGATAATTTTGTACAGAATCTCCATTTAAATTTTCCATGTAATTTCCAGAATCAAGTATCCAAGGAAAAAACTGAG ATATGA
- the LOC8280173 gene encoding CRM-domain containing factor CFM3A, chloroplastic/mitochondrial isoform X4, whose product MALVPTRQLHFDSFQSSFCKFNAIPLQFFRYNSSFPFKTQNFYSNSKSLPWKSSFFPINKQDISLPTSNWFSKWNKPNKQNHPKPPQAVLNYRDSDNSSTGGTTMEKIVEKLKKHGYIDGNVDEKKKEKTLERVIQKGSVEDIFYVEEGNLPNSRGGFSKESPLGVEDVFKSNGEVRFPWEKPKREELEHEKKWTARSKSRTQLAELTLPESELRRLRNLTYQIKSKVRVKGAGVTQEVVDSIHDRWKTSEIVRVKVEGAPALNMRRMHEILERKTGGLVIWRSGTSVSLYRGVSYEDPSVQLNKQILKRNELSNNSLSTATGIIRSPSKSAASSDLNMPHLNSDSTADGEEKKEIEMETEVKYEDEVDKLLEGLGPRYTDWAGLDPLPVDADMLPGIIPGYQPPFRILPYGVRSSLGQKEATSLRRLARILPPHFALGRSRQLQGLADAMIKLWEKSSIAKISLKRGVQLTTSERMAEDIKKLTGGMLLSRNKDFLVFYRGKDFLSPEVTEALVERERLAQSLQDKEEQARLRASALFVQTAETLEQPGTAGTLEETLDADARWGKCLDQNHREKIMREAEIARHANLVRKLESKLAFAEKKLMKAERALSKVEVFLKPAERQADPESITDEERFMFRKLGLRMKAFLLLGRRGVFDGTVENMHLHWKYRELVKIILKAKNIEQVKKIALALEAESGGILVSVDRVSKGYAIIVFRGKDYQRPSKLRPGNLLTKRKALARSIEIQRSEALLKHISALQKKVDKIRYEIAQMEKVKDQGDEELYDRLDATYPTDDDDTEEEEDEAYLGAYISKGDANSADDDETGGIVHSVRLETGI is encoded by the exons ATGGCTCTGGTACCTACTCGCCAATTACATTTCGATTCTTTTCAGAGTTCCTTCTGTAAATTCAATGCCATTCCTCTCCAATTCTTCAGGTACAATTCTTCATTTCCTTTCAAGACGCAAAATTTCTACTCAAATTCAAAGAGCCTACCATGGAAATCCAGTTTTTTTCCCATTAATAAACAAGATATAAGTTTACCAACTAGCAATTGGTTCTCTAAATGGAACAAACCCAATAAACAGAATCACCCAAAACCCCCTCAGGCAGTGTTAAATTATAGAGATAGTGATAATAGTAGTACTGGCGGTACTACTATGGAGAAAATTGTAGAGAAATTGAAGAAACATGGGTATATAGATGGTAATGTTgatgagaagaaaaaagagaaaacattAGAGAGAGTGATCCAGAAAGGGAGTGTAGAGGATATCTTTTATGTGGAAGAGGGAAATTTGCCAAATTCGCGAGGTGGGTTTTCAAAGGAATCACCTTTAGGGGTAGAGGATGTCTTTAAGAGTAATGGGGAGGTAAGGTTTCCTTGGGAGAAACCTAAAAGGGAGGAGCTTGAGCATGAGAAGAAATGGACTGCAAGGAGCAAGAGTAGGACACAATTGGCTGAATTGACATTGCCCGAGTCAGAGTTAAGGAGGCTGAGGAACTTGacttatcaaattaaaagtaaaGTGAGGGTGAAAGGAGCAGGAGTTACTCAGGAAGTGGTGGATTCCATTCATGATAGATGGAAGACGTCGGAGATTGTGAGGGTGAAAGTTGAGGGAGCGCCTGCGCTTAATATGAGAAGGATGCATGAGATATTGGAA AGAAAAACTGGTGGTTTGGTAATTTGGAGGTCTGGAACTTCTGTATCTTTATATAGAGGCGTGAGTTATGAGGATCCATCAGTGCAACTGAATAAACAAATTTTGAAGAGAAATGAGCTATCTAATAATTCCTTATCAACAGCTACTGGTATTATTAGAAGTCCATCTAAATCTGCAGCTTCCAGTGACTTGAATATGCCTCATTTAAACTCAGATTCAACTGCTGATGgtgaggaaaagaaagaaattgaaatggAGACAGAAGTGAAGTATGAAGATGAAGTGGACAAGCTGTTGGAAGGTCTGGGTCCCAGATACACGGATTGGGCAGGATTGGATCCATTACCTGTTGATGCAGATATGCTTCCAGGTATCATTCCTGGTTACCAACCTCCATTCAGGATACTTCCTTATGGAGTGAGATCTAGTCTTGGACAAAAGGAGGCAACATCTTTACGAAGGCTTGCTAGGATTCTTCCTCCACATTTTGCATTGG GCAGAAGCAGGCAGCTTCAAGGCTTGGCTGATGCTATGATCAAATTATGGGAAAAGAGTTCGATTGCAAAGATTTCACTTAAACGTGGTGTACAGCTGACTACTAGTGAGAGAATGGCTGAAGATATCAAG AAATTGACCGGGGGTATGCTGCTTTCTAGAAACAAGGACTTCTTGGTCTTCTATAGGGGAAAGGATTTCTTGTCACCGGAAGTCACCGAAGCATTGGTGGAAAGGGAGAGGTTGGCACAATCCTTGCAGGACAAAGAGGAGCAGGCACGGTTAAGAGCATCAGCCTTGTTTGTACAAACTGCTGAAACACTAGAGCAGCCAGGAACTGCTGGTACTCTTGAAGAAACTTTGGATGCAGATGCAAGGTGGGGAAAATGCTTGGATCAAAATCATAGGGAAAAGATTATGAGAGAAGCTGAAATAGCAAGGCATGCCAACCTTGTCAGAAAGCTTGAAAGCAAGCTTGCTTTT GCTGAAAAGAAGCTAATGAAAGCTGAACGAGCGTTATCCAAGGTGGAAGTATTTTTGAAACCAGCGGAAAGACAGGCTGACCCAGAAAGTATAACTGATGAGGAGAGATTTATGTTCCGCAAGCTTGGTTTGAGGATGAAAGCTTTCTTACTTCTTG GTAGACGTGGAGTTTTTGATGGTACAGTGGAAAACATGCACCTGCACTGGAAGTACCGTGAATTGGTTAAGATCATTTTGAAAGCCAAAAATATTGAACAGGTAAAAAAAATTGCGTTAGCACTTGAAGCTGAAAGTGGGGGTATCTTGGTTTCAGTAGACAGAGTCTCCAAAGGATATGCTATAATAGTATTTCGAGGAAAGGATTACCAGCGACCTTCCAAATTGAGGCCAGGAAATCTCTTGACAAAGAGGAAAGCTTTGGCTCGTTCGATAGAGATTCAAAGGAGTGAG GCTCTCCTGAAACATATTTCAGCTCTGCAGAAGAAAGTGGACAAAATAAGATATGAAATT GCACAAATGGAGAAGGTGAAAGACCAAGGAGATGAGGAATTGTACGACAGATTAGATGCTACTTATCCTACAGATGATGATGACACCGAG GAGGAAGAAGATGAGGCATATCTTGGGGCATATATCAGCAAAGGCGATGCTAATTctgctgatgatgatgaaacTGGGGGCATAGTTCACAGTGTTCGTCTGGAAACGG GGATTTGA
- the LOC8280173 gene encoding CRM-domain containing factor CFM3A, chloroplastic/mitochondrial isoform X1, translated as MALVPTRQLHFDSFQSSFCKFNAIPLQFFRYNSSFPFKTQNFYSNSKSLPWKSSFFPINKQDISLPTSNWFSKWNKPNKQNHPKPPQAVLNYRDSDNSSTGGTTMEKIVEKLKKHGYIDGNVDEKKKEKTLERVIQKGSVEDIFYVEEGNLPNSRGGFSKESPLGVEDVFKSNGEVRFPWEKPKREELEHEKKWTARSKSRTQLAELTLPESELRRLRNLTYQIKSKVRVKGAGVTQEVVDSIHDRWKTSEIVRVKVEGAPALNMRRMHEILERKTGGLVIWRSGTSVSLYRGVSYEDPSVQLNKQILKRNELSNNSLSTATGIIRSPSKSAASSDLNMPHLNSDSTADGEEKKEIEMETEVKYEDEVDKLLEGLGPRYTDWAGLDPLPVDADMLPGIIPGYQPPFRILPYGVRSSLGQKEATSLRRLARILPPHFALGRSRQLQGLADAMIKLWEKSSIAKISLKRGVQLTTSERMAEDIKKLTGGMLLSRNKDFLVFYRGKDFLSPEVTEALVERERLAQSLQDKEEQARLRASALFVQTAETLEQPGTAGTLEETLDADARWGKCLDQNHREKIMREAEIARHANLVRKLESKLAFAEKKLMKAERALSKVEVFLKPAERQADPESITDEERFMFRKLGLRMKAFLLLGRRGVFDGTVENMHLHWKYRELVKIILKAKNIEQVKKIALALEAESGGILVSVDRVSKGYAIIVFRGKDYQRPSKLRPGNLLTKRKALARSIEIQRSEALLKHISALQKKVDKIRYEIAQMEKVKDQGDEELYDRLDATYPTDDDDTEEEEDEAYLGAYISKGDANSADDDETGGIVHSVRLETGNLYDVQHQESETESEGFEQYPQTVESAVDYEDDIRCDNFVQNLHLNFPCNFQNQVSKEKTEEGRYEAYLEKLEGENDDDVERNNSSSESPCRFSQ; from the exons ATGGCTCTGGTACCTACTCGCCAATTACATTTCGATTCTTTTCAGAGTTCCTTCTGTAAATTCAATGCCATTCCTCTCCAATTCTTCAGGTACAATTCTTCATTTCCTTTCAAGACGCAAAATTTCTACTCAAATTCAAAGAGCCTACCATGGAAATCCAGTTTTTTTCCCATTAATAAACAAGATATAAGTTTACCAACTAGCAATTGGTTCTCTAAATGGAACAAACCCAATAAACAGAATCACCCAAAACCCCCTCAGGCAGTGTTAAATTATAGAGATAGTGATAATAGTAGTACTGGCGGTACTACTATGGAGAAAATTGTAGAGAAATTGAAGAAACATGGGTATATAGATGGTAATGTTgatgagaagaaaaaagagaaaacattAGAGAGAGTGATCCAGAAAGGGAGTGTAGAGGATATCTTTTATGTGGAAGAGGGAAATTTGCCAAATTCGCGAGGTGGGTTTTCAAAGGAATCACCTTTAGGGGTAGAGGATGTCTTTAAGAGTAATGGGGAGGTAAGGTTTCCTTGGGAGAAACCTAAAAGGGAGGAGCTTGAGCATGAGAAGAAATGGACTGCAAGGAGCAAGAGTAGGACACAATTGGCTGAATTGACATTGCCCGAGTCAGAGTTAAGGAGGCTGAGGAACTTGacttatcaaattaaaagtaaaGTGAGGGTGAAAGGAGCAGGAGTTACTCAGGAAGTGGTGGATTCCATTCATGATAGATGGAAGACGTCGGAGATTGTGAGGGTGAAAGTTGAGGGAGCGCCTGCGCTTAATATGAGAAGGATGCATGAGATATTGGAA AGAAAAACTGGTGGTTTGGTAATTTGGAGGTCTGGAACTTCTGTATCTTTATATAGAGGCGTGAGTTATGAGGATCCATCAGTGCAACTGAATAAACAAATTTTGAAGAGAAATGAGCTATCTAATAATTCCTTATCAACAGCTACTGGTATTATTAGAAGTCCATCTAAATCTGCAGCTTCCAGTGACTTGAATATGCCTCATTTAAACTCAGATTCAACTGCTGATGgtgaggaaaagaaagaaattgaaatggAGACAGAAGTGAAGTATGAAGATGAAGTGGACAAGCTGTTGGAAGGTCTGGGTCCCAGATACACGGATTGGGCAGGATTGGATCCATTACCTGTTGATGCAGATATGCTTCCAGGTATCATTCCTGGTTACCAACCTCCATTCAGGATACTTCCTTATGGAGTGAGATCTAGTCTTGGACAAAAGGAGGCAACATCTTTACGAAGGCTTGCTAGGATTCTTCCTCCACATTTTGCATTGG GCAGAAGCAGGCAGCTTCAAGGCTTGGCTGATGCTATGATCAAATTATGGGAAAAGAGTTCGATTGCAAAGATTTCACTTAAACGTGGTGTACAGCTGACTACTAGTGAGAGAATGGCTGAAGATATCAAG AAATTGACCGGGGGTATGCTGCTTTCTAGAAACAAGGACTTCTTGGTCTTCTATAGGGGAAAGGATTTCTTGTCACCGGAAGTCACCGAAGCATTGGTGGAAAGGGAGAGGTTGGCACAATCCTTGCAGGACAAAGAGGAGCAGGCACGGTTAAGAGCATCAGCCTTGTTTGTACAAACTGCTGAAACACTAGAGCAGCCAGGAACTGCTGGTACTCTTGAAGAAACTTTGGATGCAGATGCAAGGTGGGGAAAATGCTTGGATCAAAATCATAGGGAAAAGATTATGAGAGAAGCTGAAATAGCAAGGCATGCCAACCTTGTCAGAAAGCTTGAAAGCAAGCTTGCTTTT GCTGAAAAGAAGCTAATGAAAGCTGAACGAGCGTTATCCAAGGTGGAAGTATTTTTGAAACCAGCGGAAAGACAGGCTGACCCAGAAAGTATAACTGATGAGGAGAGATTTATGTTCCGCAAGCTTGGTTTGAGGATGAAAGCTTTCTTACTTCTTG GTAGACGTGGAGTTTTTGATGGTACAGTGGAAAACATGCACCTGCACTGGAAGTACCGTGAATTGGTTAAGATCATTTTGAAAGCCAAAAATATTGAACAGGTAAAAAAAATTGCGTTAGCACTTGAAGCTGAAAGTGGGGGTATCTTGGTTTCAGTAGACAGAGTCTCCAAAGGATATGCTATAATAGTATTTCGAGGAAAGGATTACCAGCGACCTTCCAAATTGAGGCCAGGAAATCTCTTGACAAAGAGGAAAGCTTTGGCTCGTTCGATAGAGATTCAAAGGAGTGAG GCTCTCCTGAAACATATTTCAGCTCTGCAGAAGAAAGTGGACAAAATAAGATATGAAATT GCACAAATGGAGAAGGTGAAAGACCAAGGAGATGAGGAATTGTACGACAGATTAGATGCTACTTATCCTACAGATGATGATGACACCGAG GAGGAAGAAGATGAGGCATATCTTGGGGCATATATCAGCAAAGGCGATGCTAATTctgctgatgatgatgaaacTGGGGGCATAGTTCACAGTGTTCGTCTGGAAACGGGTAACCTTTATGATGTCCAACATCAAGAGTCTGAAACTGAATCTGAG GGATTTGAACAGTATCCTCAAACAGTGGAGAGTGCAGTTGATTATGAAGATGATATTAGATGTGATAATTTTGTACAGAATCTCCATTTAAATTTTCCATGTAATTTCCAGAATCAAGTATCCAAGGAAAAAACTGAG GAAGGCAGATATGAAGCATATCTGGAAAAACTAGAGggtgaaaatgatgatgatgttgaaaGAAATAACTCTAGTTCGGAGTCCCCTTGCAGATTTTCCCAGTGA
- the LOC8280173 gene encoding CRM-domain containing factor CFM3A, chloroplastic/mitochondrial isoform X3 yields the protein MALVPTRQLHFDSFQSSFCKFNAIPLQFFRYNSSFPFKTQNFYSNSKSLPWKSSFFPINKQDISLPTSNWFSKWNKPNKQNHPKPPQAVLNYRDSDNSSTGGTTMEKIVEKLKKHGYIDGNVDEKKKEKTLERVIQKGSVEDIFYVEEGNLPNSRGGFSKESPLGVEDVFKSNGEVRFPWEKPKREELEHEKKWTARSKSRTQLAELTLPESELRRLRNLTYQIKSKVRVKGAGVTQEVVDSIHDRWKTSEIVRVKVEGAPALNMRRMHEILERKTGGLVIWRSGTSVSLYRGVSYEDPSVQLNKQILKRNELSNNSLSTATGIIRSPSKSAASSDLNMPHLNSDSTADGEEKKEIEMETEVKYEDEVDKLLEGLGPRYTDWAGLDPLPVDADMLPGIIPGYQPPFRILPYGVRSSLGQKEATSLRRLARILPPHFALGRSRQLQGLADAMIKLWEKSSIAKISLKRGVQLTTSERMAEDIKKLTGGMLLSRNKDFLVFYRGKDFLSPEVTEALVERERLAQSLQDKEEQARLRASALFVQTAETLEQPGTAGTLEETLDADARWGKCLDQNHREKIMREAEIARHANLVRKLESKLAFAEKKLMKAERALSKVEVFLKPAERQADPESITDEERFMFRKLGLRMKAFLLLGRRGVFDGTVENMHLHWKYRELVKIILKAKNIEQVKKIALALEAESGGILVSVDRVSKGYAIIVFRGKDYQRPSKLRPGNLLTKRKALARSIEIQRSEALLKHISALQKKVDKIRYEIAQMEKVKDQGDEELYDRLDATYPTDDDDTEEEEDEAYLGAYISKGDANSADDDETGGIVHSVRLETGNLYDVQHQESETESEGFEQYEAYLEKLEGENDDDVERNNSSSESPCRFSQ from the exons ATGGCTCTGGTACCTACTCGCCAATTACATTTCGATTCTTTTCAGAGTTCCTTCTGTAAATTCAATGCCATTCCTCTCCAATTCTTCAGGTACAATTCTTCATTTCCTTTCAAGACGCAAAATTTCTACTCAAATTCAAAGAGCCTACCATGGAAATCCAGTTTTTTTCCCATTAATAAACAAGATATAAGTTTACCAACTAGCAATTGGTTCTCTAAATGGAACAAACCCAATAAACAGAATCACCCAAAACCCCCTCAGGCAGTGTTAAATTATAGAGATAGTGATAATAGTAGTACTGGCGGTACTACTATGGAGAAAATTGTAGAGAAATTGAAGAAACATGGGTATATAGATGGTAATGTTgatgagaagaaaaaagagaaaacattAGAGAGAGTGATCCAGAAAGGGAGTGTAGAGGATATCTTTTATGTGGAAGAGGGAAATTTGCCAAATTCGCGAGGTGGGTTTTCAAAGGAATCACCTTTAGGGGTAGAGGATGTCTTTAAGAGTAATGGGGAGGTAAGGTTTCCTTGGGAGAAACCTAAAAGGGAGGAGCTTGAGCATGAGAAGAAATGGACTGCAAGGAGCAAGAGTAGGACACAATTGGCTGAATTGACATTGCCCGAGTCAGAGTTAAGGAGGCTGAGGAACTTGacttatcaaattaaaagtaaaGTGAGGGTGAAAGGAGCAGGAGTTACTCAGGAAGTGGTGGATTCCATTCATGATAGATGGAAGACGTCGGAGATTGTGAGGGTGAAAGTTGAGGGAGCGCCTGCGCTTAATATGAGAAGGATGCATGAGATATTGGAA AGAAAAACTGGTGGTTTGGTAATTTGGAGGTCTGGAACTTCTGTATCTTTATATAGAGGCGTGAGTTATGAGGATCCATCAGTGCAACTGAATAAACAAATTTTGAAGAGAAATGAGCTATCTAATAATTCCTTATCAACAGCTACTGGTATTATTAGAAGTCCATCTAAATCTGCAGCTTCCAGTGACTTGAATATGCCTCATTTAAACTCAGATTCAACTGCTGATGgtgaggaaaagaaagaaattgaaatggAGACAGAAGTGAAGTATGAAGATGAAGTGGACAAGCTGTTGGAAGGTCTGGGTCCCAGATACACGGATTGGGCAGGATTGGATCCATTACCTGTTGATGCAGATATGCTTCCAGGTATCATTCCTGGTTACCAACCTCCATTCAGGATACTTCCTTATGGAGTGAGATCTAGTCTTGGACAAAAGGAGGCAACATCTTTACGAAGGCTTGCTAGGATTCTTCCTCCACATTTTGCATTGG GCAGAAGCAGGCAGCTTCAAGGCTTGGCTGATGCTATGATCAAATTATGGGAAAAGAGTTCGATTGCAAAGATTTCACTTAAACGTGGTGTACAGCTGACTACTAGTGAGAGAATGGCTGAAGATATCAAG AAATTGACCGGGGGTATGCTGCTTTCTAGAAACAAGGACTTCTTGGTCTTCTATAGGGGAAAGGATTTCTTGTCACCGGAAGTCACCGAAGCATTGGTGGAAAGGGAGAGGTTGGCACAATCCTTGCAGGACAAAGAGGAGCAGGCACGGTTAAGAGCATCAGCCTTGTTTGTACAAACTGCTGAAACACTAGAGCAGCCAGGAACTGCTGGTACTCTTGAAGAAACTTTGGATGCAGATGCAAGGTGGGGAAAATGCTTGGATCAAAATCATAGGGAAAAGATTATGAGAGAAGCTGAAATAGCAAGGCATGCCAACCTTGTCAGAAAGCTTGAAAGCAAGCTTGCTTTT GCTGAAAAGAAGCTAATGAAAGCTGAACGAGCGTTATCCAAGGTGGAAGTATTTTTGAAACCAGCGGAAAGACAGGCTGACCCAGAAAGTATAACTGATGAGGAGAGATTTATGTTCCGCAAGCTTGGTTTGAGGATGAAAGCTTTCTTACTTCTTG GTAGACGTGGAGTTTTTGATGGTACAGTGGAAAACATGCACCTGCACTGGAAGTACCGTGAATTGGTTAAGATCATTTTGAAAGCCAAAAATATTGAACAGGTAAAAAAAATTGCGTTAGCACTTGAAGCTGAAAGTGGGGGTATCTTGGTTTCAGTAGACAGAGTCTCCAAAGGATATGCTATAATAGTATTTCGAGGAAAGGATTACCAGCGACCTTCCAAATTGAGGCCAGGAAATCTCTTGACAAAGAGGAAAGCTTTGGCTCGTTCGATAGAGATTCAAAGGAGTGAG GCTCTCCTGAAACATATTTCAGCTCTGCAGAAGAAAGTGGACAAAATAAGATATGAAATT GCACAAATGGAGAAGGTGAAAGACCAAGGAGATGAGGAATTGTACGACAGATTAGATGCTACTTATCCTACAGATGATGATGACACCGAG GAGGAAGAAGATGAGGCATATCTTGGGGCATATATCAGCAAAGGCGATGCTAATTctgctgatgatgatgaaacTGGGGGCATAGTTCACAGTGTTCGTCTGGAAACGGGTAACCTTTATGATGTCCAACATCAAGAGTCTGAAACTGAATCTGAG GGATTTGAACA ATATGAAGCATATCTGGAAAAACTAGAGggtgaaaatgatgatgatgttgaaaGAAATAACTCTAGTTCGGAGTCCCCTTGCAGATTTTCCCAGTGA